A section of the Sedimentisphaera cyanobacteriorum genome encodes:
- a CDS encoding PAS domain S-box protein yields the protein MFDDDGRFLRRFGAIQDVTEQKFEIERLRQREKRLEKAHNLSLTGYWSYDASKDEMVWSEQLYSILEVDKSIKPSQSFFINLIHPEDQKQYSRLFENSLNLGGLDSFDCNFRILLKDGRIKWLEGFTEVIRGEKGEAIFLNGYLRDVSSLKLQREVFDTSSSVGDVGVFDLNLSSGKLKANKQWFVNNGLEYRAEEQDISIILEKLHPEDRKKINKILADCAAGKTKQFSADLRVNISPERYKWTKVSAQVKDYLPASNIIRLVGVVLDINEIKKAETASRINEDKFKSMFDNAPLPYQSLNEEGRFIEVNPAWLEHLGYSKKDVVGRWFGDFVTENYKDAFKEKFKEFQNCGEIDNVIFEMIKADGNLITVSFQGRFPYDLEGNPVKSHCVFRDITEELESIKTIRLLSKFPSENPNPVLRMSEIGELYYTNKAGEEFVEINENNRKLKKEFKDQVLIECCISSTGVFNYKLGKKTYRISYTKISPDNYINIYASDISKEIEARKRIDDLSKFPEENPNPVLRISPEGGVLYSNEAAKKFTKFEDRKEVLIGAMKDKAAYISPKTEVGKFETANNGRIYNFWYSFIDPPGYINLYGTDITDRKSAELEKQKQAENLRITLNSIGDAVIAADTQGIITLMNPNAEKLLGIDFSKAEGRPVSEILNIKSASTGKKAPNPVKEVLKTGREFELSNDTVLTSADQNEYQIADSAAPIKDDKGNITGVVLVFRDITEQYKNRKRIEESEKELKRAQEIGEIGSWKFNMNTSEVTASAQTCKIYGLDPEKNYTIPDVQKIPLKKYRKQLDEAIEKLISGEKKYDEIFKIKRPSDGKIRWIHPVAEYNKDENVIRGTLQDITESKEASDKLAQSEAKLRSYIDNAPFGVFVADSKGRYIEVNPCACRLTGYSREELTKMSIPDMLTPESKKLGEQHFKQLVQMGLSYGETEHFHKNGERRWWSVSAVKLSEDRFLGFTEDITEKKKTLLQLEQSEENLRITLDSIGDAVISTDLQGRIVLFNPVAEKLTGFSLKEAQGRDIFEVFNIFKGGTNEPAENPVEKVLEKGIIVGLANHTVLTSKDGSEYQIADSGAPIRNSKGKMTGVVLVFRDVTKEYEYQRKIRENEERFNKVLHTIPDMVSIHDRDMNIVFSNWNGFAAVAEEKRFTGTKCYKTYRGYDDICPDCKAGEVLNAGKQIHREAQLPDGRWFDIRVMPIAPDGEKKCQYFVEWVRDITELKNYQQSLEIAAEEAEKANMAKSRFLANMSHEIRTPLNAIIGYGNIVRQSNLDPVVLKHVESMNIAGKSLLALVNDVLDLSRIDAGKFTVSNKPLDIGSLMNELEAIFEHKITSKGLKFNLSKELTVNGILIDGTRLRQILVNLLGNAAKFTEKGHIDLKAGVYRSSEKSDLYDLEFAVSDTGAGIKKEDQKKIFESFEQIDGGPTKKHQGSGLGLSISAKLAELIGGELSVESEIGKGSTFRLHLPKRKYAEIDSYDDRLENVVFSPCKAVAVEDDEDNLKVLCELLKLLNLEAVPFDSGRSAVEYFEKNSAPIVLCDLRMPGLAGDETVKQIKQTKLGAKARFIAVTADIFEKQHYDISLFDDVLHKPVSKADLVRVIKKYVDSAISKKTATTKNKGTGEKLNKNIKLSKKDAEKYKEQIYPLVEEASSAGLAMKPITELTGTISIFAEENKNEELKVLAQKLDFAAKSFDINQIDECFSILKELGR from the coding sequence GTGTTCGATGATGACGGCCGATTTCTCAGGCGGTTCGGGGCGATTCAGGACGTAACAGAGCAGAAGTTCGAAATCGAACGTTTAAGACAGAGAGAAAAGCGTCTCGAAAAAGCGCACAACCTCTCGCTCACCGGCTACTGGAGTTATGATGCGTCTAAAGATGAGATGGTTTGGTCTGAGCAGCTTTATTCAATCCTCGAAGTGGACAAATCCATAAAGCCCTCTCAAAGCTTCTTTATAAATCTGATTCACCCTGAAGACCAGAAGCAGTACAGCCGGCTTTTCGAAAATTCTCTAAATCTCGGCGGCCTAGACAGCTTCGATTGCAATTTCCGCATACTCCTGAAAGACGGCAGAATCAAATGGCTCGAAGGGTTCACAGAGGTGATACGGGGCGAAAAGGGAGAGGCGATTTTCCTCAACGGATATCTGAGAGATGTAAGCAGTTTGAAGCTTCAGCGGGAGGTTTTCGACACAAGCTCCTCAGTAGGTGATGTGGGAGTTTTCGATTTAAACCTTAGCTCAGGAAAACTTAAGGCCAATAAGCAGTGGTTCGTTAATAACGGCCTTGAATACAGGGCGGAGGAGCAGGACATCTCAATCATTCTCGAAAAGCTCCACCCTGAAGACCGCAAAAAGATAAACAAAATTCTCGCAGACTGCGCTGCTGGAAAAACAAAGCAGTTTTCAGCTGATCTGAGGGTAAATATCAGCCCTGAGAGATACAAATGGACAAAAGTTTCTGCTCAGGTTAAAGATTATCTGCCCGCCAGCAATATCATAAGGCTTGTAGGCGTGGTGCTGGATATAAACGAAATCAAGAAGGCGGAAACCGCTTCAAGGATAAATGAAGACAAATTCAAGTCTATGTTCGATAATGCTCCCCTGCCCTATCAGTCGCTTAACGAGGAGGGGCGATTTATTGAGGTTAATCCTGCTTGGCTTGAGCATCTGGGCTATTCAAAGAAGGATGTAGTCGGCAGGTGGTTTGGCGATTTTGTTACCGAAAACTACAAAGATGCCTTCAAAGAAAAGTTTAAGGAATTTCAAAATTGCGGCGAGATTGACAATGTAATCTTTGAGATGATAAAGGCAGACGGGAATCTGATTACTGTATCTTTTCAGGGGCGATTTCCCTACGATTTGGAAGGAAATCCAGTAAAGAGCCACTGCGTTTTCAGAGATATAACCGAAGAGCTTGAATCAATAAAGACAATCCGCCTGCTCTCAAAGTTTCCCTCGGAGAATCCCAATCCTGTTCTCAGGATGAGCGAGATAGGCGAGCTTTACTACACCAACAAAGCAGGCGAGGAGTTTGTTGAAATAAACGAAAATAACAGGAAGCTAAAGAAAGAATTCAAAGATCAGGTGCTAATTGAATGCTGCATCAGCTCTACAGGCGTTTTCAATTATAAGCTGGGCAAAAAAACTTACCGAATTTCCTATACAAAAATCTCGCCGGATAACTACATAAACATCTACGCCTCGGATATATCTAAAGAGATTGAGGCGAGAAAAAGAATAGACGACCTGTCTAAATTCCCTGAGGAAAACCCCAACCCTGTACTGCGAATCAGTCCTGAAGGCGGGGTGTTATACAGCAATGAGGCTGCTAAAAAATTCACAAAATTTGAAGACAGAAAAGAAGTACTTATTGGTGCAATGAAAGATAAAGCTGCTTACATTTCACCAAAAACAGAAGTAGGCAAATTCGAAACAGCAAATAACGGGCGAATCTACAACTTCTGGTATTCCTTTATAGACCCGCCAGGATACATAAACCTCTACGGGACTGACATCACCGACAGAAAGAGTGCAGAGCTGGAAAAACAAAAGCAGGCTGAAAACCTCCGCATCACGCTAAACTCAATCGGCGATGCAGTGATTGCTGCTGACACGCAGGGGATTATTACACTGATGAACCCCAACGCAGAAAAGCTTCTTGGAATAGATTTCAGCAAGGCCGAAGGCAGGCCGGTTTCAGAAATTCTCAATATCAAGAGCGCGAGCACAGGAAAGAAAGCTCCAAACCCTGTGAAAGAGGTTCTAAAAACAGGCAGGGAATTTGAACTTTCCAACGACACTGTTCTTACCTCAGCAGACCAGAACGAGTATCAAATAGCTGACAGCGCAGCACCGATAAAGGACGATAAGGGAAATATTACAGGCGTTGTGCTTGTGTTCCGAGATATAACTGAACAGTACAAGAACCGCAAAAGGATAGAAGAAAGCGAAAAAGAGCTCAAAAGGGCTCAGGAGATCGGGGAAATCGGCAGCTGGAAATTCAATATGAACACCTCCGAGGTTACGGCCTCCGCGCAAACTTGCAAAATTTACGGCTTAGACCCCGAAAAAAACTATACGATCCCTGACGTTCAAAAAATTCCGCTGAAAAAATACAGAAAACAGCTCGATGAAGCTATTGAAAAACTCATCTCAGGCGAGAAGAAATACGATGAAATATTCAAAATCAAACGCCCCTCAGACGGCAAGATACGATGGATTCACCCGGTCGCTGAATACAACAAAGATGAAAACGTTATCCGCGGAACCCTGCAGGACATCACAGAAAGCAAAGAGGCTTCCGATAAGCTCGCTCAAAGTGAAGCCAAGCTGAGAAGCTATATAGACAACGCGCCTTTCGGGGTATTCGTTGCAGACTCCAAAGGCCGGTATATAGAGGTTAATCCCTGCGCCTGCAGGCTAACAGGATACAGCAGAGAAGAGCTTACGAAGATGTCTATCCCGGATATGCTCACGCCTGAGAGCAAAAAGCTTGGAGAGCAGCATTTCAAACAACTCGTTCAAATGGGCCTTTCCTACGGGGAAACAGAGCACTTCCACAAAAACGGCGAGAGGAGATGGTGGTCTGTTTCAGCAGTGAAGCTCAGCGAGGACAGATTCCTCGGCTTCACAGAAGATATTACCGAAAAGAAGAAAACTCTCCTTCAGCTCGAACAGAGCGAAGAAAATCTCAGGATTACTCTCGATTCAATCGGGGATGCGGTTATATCAACAGACCTTCAGGGGCGTATAGTTCTGTTTAATCCCGTAGCAGAGAAGCTTACGGGCTTCAGCCTGAAAGAGGCTCAAGGCAGGGACATATTTGAGGTTTTCAATATTTTCAAGGGCGGAACTAACGAACCAGCAGAAAATCCCGTGGAGAAAGTTCTTGAGAAGGGAATAATCGTTGGTCTTGCCAATCATACCGTGCTGACATCAAAAGACGGCAGCGAATACCAGATCGCAGACAGCGGAGCGCCTATCAGAAATTCAAAGGGCAAAATGACTGGCGTTGTTCTTGTGTTCAGAGATGTTACCAAAGAGTATGAATACCAGCGCAAAATAAGGGAAAACGAGGAACGTTTCAACAAAGTGCTCCATACCATCCCCGATATGGTATCTATTCACGACCGCGATATGAACATAGTGTTCAGCAACTGGAACGGATTTGCCGCTGTAGCTGAAGAAAAAAGATTTACAGGAACAAAATGCTACAAGACATACCGCGGGTATGATGATATCTGCCCGGACTGCAAGGCGGGCGAAGTTCTCAATGCCGGCAAACAGATTCACAGAGAAGCCCAGCTCCCGGATGGAAGATGGTTTGATATAAGGGTTATGCCTATAGCTCCCGATGGAGAAAAGAAGTGCCAATACTTCGTTGAATGGGTTCGGGATATAACAGAGCTGAAAAATTACCAGCAGTCTCTCGAAATAGCAGCAGAGGAGGCTGAGAAAGCGAATATGGCAAAGAGCCGATTCCTCGCTAATATGAGCCACGAAATCCGCACGCCTCTCAATGCCATTATCGGATACGGCAATATCGTAAGGCAGAGCAACCTGGACCCCGTTGTTCTCAAGCACGTTGAATCTATGAATATTGCAGGCAAATCCCTGCTTGCCCTTGTTAATGATGTGCTGGATCTTTCCCGAATAGATGCAGGCAAATTCACGGTGAGCAATAAGCCGCTGGATATCGGCTCGCTTATGAACGAACTGGAAGCTATTTTCGAGCACAAAATAACAAGCAAGGGACTTAAATTCAATCTTTCTAAGGAACTCACCGTAAACGGGATTCTGATTGACGGAACACGATTAAGACAGATTCTGGTTAATCTGCTCGGGAATGCCGCCAAGTTTACAGAAAAAGGACATATCGACCTGAAGGCGGGTGTTTACAGATCGAGCGAAAAAAGCGATCTCTATGATTTAGAGTTCGCGGTTAGTGATACCGGGGCGGGGATAAAGAAAGAAGATCAAAAGAAAATATTCGAATCTTTTGAGCAGATCGACGGCGGCCCAACCAAAAAGCACCAAGGCAGCGGGCTTGGGCTTTCAATTTCAGCAAAGCTTGCAGAACTGATTGGAGGAGAGCTCTCTGTTGAGAGCGAAATTGGAAAAGGAAGCACTTTCCGCCTGCATCTGCCCAAGCGAAAATATGCTGAGATAGATTCTTATGACGACCGCTTGGAAAACGTTGTCTTCAGCCCTTGCAAGGCAGTTGCTGTAGAAGATGACGAGGATAACCTGAAGGTATTATGCGAACTGCTTAAATTACTCAATCTGGAAGCTGTTCCGTTTGATTCAGGCAGAAGTGCTGTGGAGTATTTCGAAAAAAACTCTGCACCGATTGTGCTTTGCGATTTGAGAATGCCCGGGTTGGCCGGCGATGAAACTGTTAAGCAAATAAAGCAAACCAAGCTCGGAGCTAAAGCACGTTTTATCGCAGTTACCGCGGATATCTTCGAAAAACAGCATTACGATATAAGCCTTTTTGATGATGTATTGCATAAGCCTGTTTCAAAGGCTGATTTAGTAAGAGTAATAAAAAAATACGTCGATAGCGCAATATCAAAAAAGACCGCCACAACTAAGAACAAAGGCACTGGGGAAAAGCTCAATAAAAATATTAAGCTTTCTAAAAAGGATGCCGAAAAATACAAAGAACAAATCTATCCTCTCGTTGAAGAGGCAAGCTCTGCCGGGCTGGCGATGAAACCAATAACAGAACTGACCGGGACTATTAGTATATTCGCAGAGGAAAACAAAAATGAAGAGCTTAAAGTTCTGGCTCAAAAGCTTGATTTTGCTGCAAAATCTTTCGATATAAACCAGATAGATGAATGTTTCAGTATACTGAAAGAGCTTGGCAGATAG
- a CDS encoding GspE/PulE family protein, whose translation MELDSVFIEMQLVKGVVLCVWFYFCVILVKHFSGHVFMKNSFQPIINAVSLVLGPLSLFAAFSVQFARRASKKNISLWDALKRLFKGSFWGKGLDSEMINESLISADDIDILDNTGKSIEAVYGNNTSRSGTAVALLSKQIIADAIQSSASDVLLDPSGTEGYTVRLRVDGKLRLSREMNTEVGAAVINCIKAVSGMDISEKRKPLDGAFTAKVKEESASFRVATAGVVNGQKMSIRLLSLFTGRLELEEIGFKEKDLAKVKKAISKSSGMILLCGPTGSGKTTTMYGMLSAVDRVERNVITIEDPVEHSLKGASQIEINPKAGINFGDTLKGILRQDPDVIGIGEIRDSITAQTAVQASHTGHLIIASMHSSDNLTAIMRLKELGVETGLLASSISLIISQRLGRNLCEKCKVSEKISSVKLQNLQKRHIDTEHIMRPKGCKSCSFTGYKGRTALFDVLEMDDETKNQIADLSEITRENLLAASSGKMKSKIRKEALKKVISGETSFQEVKSYL comes from the coding sequence ATGGAGCTTGATTCAGTATTTATAGAGATGCAGCTGGTAAAAGGCGTTGTTTTGTGCGTCTGGTTCTATTTCTGCGTTATACTTGTAAAACACTTCAGCGGCCACGTATTTATGAAAAACAGCTTCCAGCCTATCATAAATGCGGTATCTCTGGTGCTCGGGCCTCTCTCGCTTTTTGCGGCATTTTCTGTGCAGTTTGCCCGCAGGGCATCAAAGAAAAACATCTCGCTCTGGGATGCCCTCAAGAGGCTTTTCAAGGGCAGCTTCTGGGGGAAAGGTCTGGATTCAGAGATGATAAATGAGTCTCTGATCTCCGCAGACGATATAGACATATTAGACAATACAGGCAAAAGCATTGAAGCTGTTTACGGGAATAATACATCCCGCTCTGGTACTGCTGTAGCGCTTTTGAGCAAGCAGATTATTGCCGATGCGATACAGTCCTCCGCAAGCGATGTGCTTTTAGACCCCTCGGGGACAGAAGGATACACCGTAAGGCTGAGAGTGGACGGGAAGCTCAGGCTCAGCAGGGAAATGAACACCGAGGTGGGCGCTGCTGTTATAAACTGCATCAAGGCAGTTTCGGGGATGGATATTTCCGAAAAGAGAAAACCGCTGGACGGGGCTTTCACAGCAAAAGTGAAGGAAGAATCCGCTTCTTTCCGCGTAGCCACTGCGGGCGTTGTAAACGGGCAGAAAATGTCTATAAGGCTGCTGTCCTTGTTTACCGGCCGGCTCGAGCTTGAAGAAATCGGCTTCAAAGAGAAAGATCTTGCCAAGGTGAAAAAGGCAATAAGCAAAAGCTCTGGTATGATTCTGCTCTGCGGGCCGACAGGCAGCGGGAAAACAACAACCATGTATGGTATGCTCTCTGCTGTAGATCGGGTTGAGCGGAACGTAATCACGATTGAAGACCCCGTGGAACACAGCCTGAAAGGTGCAAGCCAGATTGAGATTAACCCGAAGGCAGGTATTAACTTCGGCGATACGCTCAAAGGCATACTAAGGCAGGACCCTGATGTTATAGGCATTGGCGAAATACGAGATTCTATCACTGCCCAGACTGCTGTTCAGGCTTCTCATACCGGACATCTGATTATTGCCTCTATGCACAGCTCCGACAATCTAACAGCGATAATGAGGCTCAAAGAGCTCGGCGTGGAAACAGGGCTTCTGGCGAGCAGCATCTCGCTGATTATTTCGCAAAGGCTGGGGAGAAATCTATGCGAAAAGTGTAAGGTGTCGGAGAAAATCAGCTCTGTAAAACTCCAAAACCTTCAGAAAAGGCACATTGATACAGAGCACATTATGAGGCCGAAAGGCTGCAAAAGCTGCAGCTTCACAGGATACAAGGGCAGAACCGCCCTTTTTGATGTATTGGAAATGGATGATGAAACAAAAAACCAGATAGCTGACCTTTCGGAAATAACCAGAGAAAATCTGCTGGCGGCCTCTTCGGGCAAAATGAAATCCAAAATAAGAAAGGAAGCTCTCAAAAAGGTTATAAGCGGAGAAACCAGTTTTCAGGAAGTTAAGAGTTATCTTTAG
- a CDS encoding dockerin type I repeat-containing protein has translation MDVKLVNVDVSGDEYVGALAGSSPSEVSDIIGCSVTGGSVTASGSKLGGLLGYNDGFVQNCYSTVLVSGSATDAGGLIGENYNGTVTGCYTAGTLSGSNTYTGGLVGYAGSNSTVTQSYSEMAVTGYAKTGSLIGQNRGTVSDCYALGDASASFTGSGCETGALVGFNYGSIQNCFSTGSVTDCLSGAAIAGCSYEGDIAGCFWDIQTSGEDKAYTIAFDYTPVYSSQGVAGSKTTAQMQSKSTFTDEGWDFSSDDGDEQVWIMLPGSYPKLAVFGYEIEGDIDGSGEVNLEDLSMMAAEWLLAGDYAADINDDGKVDMEDYAALAEYWQG, from the coding sequence ATGGATGTAAAGCTTGTGAATGTGGATGTATCTGGCGATGAGTATGTGGGCGCTCTTGCAGGGAGCAGCCCAAGCGAGGTTAGCGATATAATCGGCTGCAGCGTAACCGGCGGAAGCGTTACAGCGAGCGGCTCTAAACTTGGCGGTCTTCTCGGCTATAACGACGGATTTGTTCAAAACTGCTATTCCACTGTCCTCGTTAGCGGTTCGGCAACCGATGCCGGCGGGCTTATAGGCGAGAATTACAACGGAACAGTTACCGGCTGCTATACCGCTGGAACGCTTTCAGGCAGCAATACCTACACTGGCGGGCTCGTGGGCTATGCAGGCTCAAACAGCACTGTAACACAGTCATATTCAGAAATGGCTGTAACGGGCTACGCGAAAACAGGCTCTCTTATTGGCCAGAATCGGGGCACTGTTTCGGATTGTTATGCCCTCGGAGATGCCTCAGCATCCTTTACCGGAAGCGGCTGCGAAACGGGAGCCCTTGTCGGGTTCAATTATGGAAGCATACAAAACTGTTTCTCTACCGGCAGCGTTACGGACTGCTTGTCCGGAGCAGCGATTGCCGGATGCAGCTATGAGGGGGATATCGCAGGATGTTTTTGGGATATTCAAACTTCAGGAGAAGACAAGGCTTACACAATAGCCTTCGACTACACCCCCGTTTACAGCTCTCAAGGCGTTGCGGGAAGTAAGACCACAGCTCAAATGCAGTCTAAATCTACATTTACTGATGAAGGCTGGGATTTCTCCAGCGACGACGGCGATGAGCAGGTTTGGATTATGCTCCCGGGGAGTTATCCGAAGCTCGCTGTTTTCGGGTATGAGATTGAAGGCGATATAGACGGAAGCGGAGAAGTGAACCTCGAAGATCTGTCAATGATGGCAGCTGAATGGCTTCTTGCCGGCGATTATGCCGCTGATATCAACGACGACGGGAAAGTGGATATGGAAGATTACGCAGCTCTCGCTGAATACTGGCAGGGATAA
- a CDS encoding LacI family DNA-binding transcriptional regulator yields the protein MTKEKPTIRDIASNLNVSAATVSRALRDAGKVSEKLRHRIIDEAEKIGYKPNFAAKALRNQSSQLIGLIISNFFSFQIDELVSHIQSYAEQQQYGIILGVTQWDTEHEIQQMDFMVNKRVDGIIIKSKGLHESIDKIQKVALEGTPVVSLLDKMNIPNVNSVLVDNVTGGYLATKYLLQKGHRNILYVTYKQAQSTVGNDSHFSRERYFGLLRAHAEMNTLRPDGLVFYDPSSCEDNDTEGCFREYFRKNKNYTAIFAYDDQIAAGIARAIKAEGYKIPEDFSIIGFDDSALVNKWSTPAITVVKQPDKQVAYEAVNLITNRKNFSSITDHNPYLCPELIERDSVRDISKKCENYL from the coding sequence ATGACAAAAGAAAAACCAACTATAAGAGATATAGCCTCAAACCTTAATGTTTCTGCGGCAACAGTGTCCAGGGCACTTAGGGATGCCGGGAAGGTAAGCGAAAAGCTTCGCCATAGAATAATCGATGAAGCTGAGAAAATTGGCTACAAACCTAACTTCGCAGCAAAAGCACTACGCAATCAAAGCTCACAGCTTATAGGATTAATAATATCAAACTTCTTTTCCTTCCAAATAGATGAGCTTGTAAGTCATATTCAAAGCTATGCAGAACAGCAGCAATACGGCATCATTCTCGGCGTAACACAATGGGACACTGAGCACGAAATTCAACAAATGGATTTTATGGTAAACAAACGCGTTGATGGGATAATAATAAAGTCAAAGGGGCTGCACGAATCTATAGACAAGATACAAAAAGTAGCCCTTGAAGGCACTCCTGTAGTAAGCCTGCTTGACAAAATGAATATACCAAATGTAAATTCCGTGCTTGTTGACAACGTAACCGGCGGATATCTGGCAACAAAATACCTACTCCAAAAAGGACACCGAAACATTCTGTATGTTACATATAAACAGGCACAATCAACGGTAGGAAATGATTCACACTTCTCACGTGAAAGGTATTTTGGCCTGCTCAGAGCCCACGCTGAAATGAATACCCTGCGACCGGACGGGCTGGTATTCTATGACCCAAGCAGCTGCGAAGACAACGACACTGAAGGGTGCTTTAGAGAATACTTCCGAAAAAACAAAAACTATACTGCAATATTTGCCTATGACGACCAGATCGCAGCGGGAATAGCACGGGCTATAAAAGCTGAAGGCTACAAGATCCCGGAAGATTTCTCGATTATTGGATTTGACGACAGCGCTTTGGTTAATAAATGGAGCACCCCTGCTATCACTGTAGTCAAACAACCCGATAAGCAGGTTGCTTATGAAGCGGTTAATCTTATCACTAACAGAAAAAACTTCAGCAGCATTACAGACCATAACCCATACCTCTGTCCGGAACTAATAGAAAGAGATTCAGTAAGAGATATCAGCAAAAAGTGCGAAAATTATCTGTAG